accttctttagccgcctctgaggcaactatgtactccgcttcgcatgtagaatcagctaccgcaattttcttggaattgcaccatcttaccgctcccccattgagaataaatatgtattcggtttgagacttagagtcacctggattagtgtcaaagcttgcatcgacgtaaccctttatgccgagctcttgatcacctccatacacgagaacatTTCCTTCCTTTTCAggcacttcagaatattcttgactgttgtccagtgttacattcctggatcactttgaaaccttcccgccatacttatggcaaggctgacatcaggtcttatgcacaacattgcatatatGATAGAGACTATGATCaaagcataggggacaacactcatcttttatctatcttctgcagtcactaggcattgagtcttactcaacttcacaccttgtaatacatgcaagaacccttttttggctgatctattttgaacttctttaaaactttgtcaaggtatgtgctctgtgaaagtcctattaagcgtctcgatctatctctatagatcttgatgactAATATGAAAGCACCTTCCCCTAGGTCTTTCATTAAAAACACTTACTCAGATATtattttacgcttcccaaaaattatatattgtttccaatcaacaatatgtgatccacatataatattagaaacgttaTAGAGCTCCTATTCACTTTCTTGTAAGTGCAAGCTTCTCGATGTCAACTACGAAATGTTATAGAACTTGTTTGTCAACTACGAAATATGAAACGCACAATGTCATTTCGCCCAACGCGTTGAACCATTTATGCCGCACACACATTTTTTACGTCTTCATTTAAATGTTTAAAATGATTTCGCATACAATAAATGGCCTTTTTCCAGCGCCACGCTTATATAGCGCGGCTGATGCTCTCAATAAAGTGGCGGCGGAGGAAACAAAGAACGACGACACCAAAGGGCACGAGACATGCCGTTCCCTGCGCGCCTCGCGCCGCCGGCCACCGCTGCGGCCGCTACCGCCGCAGCTGtgctcgccgccgtcgccctgcGCCGGTACCTCTCCTCCCGCTCCCGCGCGGCCGCGGCCGCGCATAGCACCAGCTGCGCCCCAGCCGCCACCACGTTCCTCGTGCTCTCCGGCAAGTCCCCCCAGGACCAGCAGCTCCTCGCCTCCTCCGCCGGCGATCTCTCTCTGGCGGAGGAGGTTGGGGGCGAGCTCGCCGTCTCCCTCGCGCTCGACGCCGGCGGGGACGCGGGCTTCGACGCGGCCGCCTACATGGGCGCGCTCCGGGCGGGGCGCTTCGGGAGGTGGATGCTCTGGTCGCCGCGGATGGCGTCCACGCACGACCTCGTGACGCAGTGAGTACAAGAATTTGCTCTTCAGAGTCTCgcttcagaaaaagaaagagacgATGAATTTGggcttgaatcgctcaaattgggCTTGCTTTTTGCGTCTGCGTGCAGGAACTTCGCCAAGCTTCCGGTAGGCGTCGTGTGCGTCACAGACGTGCAGTTCAAAGGCAGAGGTGCGGCAAATATGTATGCCAATTAATGTTTGTTTTTGTCGCTTTTGGTGTGTTTTAGTTCTGTTGATTTTTCAATCTCGGTGACCAGTGTCTGTCACTTTGGTGGGTAGATATATGAATTATGCTGTCTCGTTTGTTGTATGTTCAGTTGATGCTACTGAAGACCTGAAGTTGCTGCATGCTGTATGGGATAAGTAATTCGAGAAATAGCAAATTTGTTGAGTGAATTTGGATCCTTAAATGGTCTATCTGATGTATCTGAATCTGATGGACGATGGTTAAAAAAGTAGTCAATTGTTGAGAAAATAATGACCCATGGCATGTATGCGATGAACAGGTTTTTTCAAATTTGTCTTGGTGAAAAGTGTAGTTTCACAAATACGGAGTAGATGCTTTCTACCATTTGTAGATCTTCTGATTGTAGTTTGACAACTTCGGCCAAACTTTTATTTTAAGTTGATTCCACCTTCTATGGTTCTAGAAATTCATTGTTTTTGTATGCTTAATTGAGCAGGGCTCGTTAGTGTTTGACCTTCTACCAACGACTTTGCAGGAAGATCGAAGAATGTGTGGGAATCACCTCCAGGTTGTCTCATGTTCTCGTTTACATCACAGATGAATGATGCACGCAAACTTCCCCTTATGCAATATGTCGTTTGCCTTGCCATGACCGAAGCCATCAAAGATTTGTGTTGTGCTAAGGTGAGAGTTTACGAAGTACTTGCACATATGTGATATTCACTGTTACTGATTGCACTATGATATTTCAATAGGCTAATTTCTTTGTCATGACATCCTGTACTATCTATGCGATAACACCCAGGGACTTCCAGAGCTAGATGTAAGGATAAAGTGGCCTAATGATCTATATCTGAAGGGGTTAAAAGTTGGTGGTATTCTTTGTACCTCATCATATGAGCCGAAAGTCTACAATATTTGCACTGGTAAGCATGTTTCAAATGCTGTTGATACTAAACACCGAGGATTATATAATACCAGAAAGTCATTCGTTATGAAAACTTGGATTCCTTTATCCTCTTCAGGTATTGGTTTAAATGTGGGCAATGAAAAGCCTACTACATGTTTGAACGCTGCACTCCAGGAACTAAAGGCTAATTCACCAAGACTTAAACGAGAAGACATACTAGCATCATTCTTCAACAAATTTGAAGTTCTTTTTGATATTTTCTCAAATCAAGGTAAATTTGTGTCAATAGTTTCTCTTCTTGAGATAAAAAATATATGAGCATTATGCTCACGCTATGGGCGTAGTGAACTTTTGTAGATAAATTTACTTTGCTCTAGTGAGTGATGTTTGCAAATTAAGCTGATTTTTCTAACATTTTGTGGTGCATTTGGTACAATAATATTCTCCATCTTCACTTCAGGATTTCAGGCCCTCGAGGAGCAATACTACAACTCATGGCTTCACAGGTACGGAGTATTATCTCGATATTGGTTTGTTGGTCTTCCATGACCAAATTTCCTACTAAAGTGTAGTATTTATCTGCTACCATTtgactttgattttttttttccaatATGGTGTTCCATATGTTCTCGGTTTACGTCGTTTCATCGTACTAACTGAACCTTCACTGCCATGTAGTGGCCAAAGAGTTGTCGTACAGGATGCGAACGAAGGCCAGTCTGTGAACAGTGTGGTCACGGTTAAGGTATGGAGAGAACTTAACTAGGATTGATGATTAGACGTTTTCTCTTCTCTGACCACCAACTAAATTGTTTCAGGGGCTAACTCCAAGTGGCTATTTATATGCCGTTGGAGAGGACGGCAAAAGCTATGAGCTGCACCCTGATGGTAACAGGTAATGCAATTTTGTATCCATCACCAACATTTTTGtcgttataattactttatatccATCGTATACCATATATAATGTGTCTGTCAAGAACGTAATGGTGTGCCACATACCATCTTTGATTTCTGACGCAATTTCCTGTGTTGCAGCTTTGATTTCTTCACAGGGTTGGTGAGGAGAAAGATGGATGCATAGCGCGTTGACAGTTATCATAGACACAAATCTTGTTCTCCAGAGATATCAGAGTTATCTTCTCATGGCAGATTACTTATGGGAAGCtggtttctcaaaaaaaaaaaaaaaactatgcGAAGCTGGCCTCAACTGAAGCTGTTACAAACTCAGCGCTACTGCACGGACCACCTGTTCAAATATAATGCCCTTGACGGGATCCTGCGGGACATGAGGAATTCATGAGCCAGGCCTGGAGGCTGAGGCACAGGACTTTGCTGAATCTGAATTTAGCATGGGCCGACAAATCAGGAGCGAACCGAGTGAAAGAACTGTAGGAAAAGGGCAGAATCTCTGAAGACAGTCCAAGGTTATTTTAGTTTGAAAACGGTGTGCTCTGTATGCTTGTGTGTCTGTAACAAGGGCTGAGTCTGTGAGTTACTGTAAAAACTACATTGAGCGCAGTTTTTGTGGAGGTTGAAATGAGTGCAAGAGCTGAGCTATgcctttttttttagaaaaagagtTGAACCTTTTTTTGTGGAGGTTCCAAACTGCTGAACTAACCTTTGATTTGTGCGAAGCTCTTTCTGCTTCTTCTGTTCCGTATCGAGCTTCAGCGTCCggaaaaggaagaggaaattCAGTTTTGTGAAAGGTCCATCGCACTGATTCATGTTtcgttctatttttttattttatttttttggttatTGTTTGCACTATTGACTTCATCACTCAGAAAACAATCCAAGATTTGAAGGTTCAAAAGATACCTCAACAGATTTTCTCGTAGCCAATCAAGGGAAGCCTAACaaatggagaaaaattgtcaTGTTCGGAACGTCTTGTCTAAACTGGAGGTGCCGGATTGCACTCGGCTTTCTGTTCTTTGTTTGCTGCCAAAGCCCTGCTCAAATAAAATTCATTGTTTACATAAGAAAGAAAAGAACTGTACTAACATCCAGTCGACTGGACGTTAAGCAACCAGTCGACTGGACGTTAAGCAACAGATACGCACACCACCTCGACTAATCACTTCTTTCTAACTAATCACTTGTCTAATTTTATCTTTTCTAATTCCAATCACTCGACTAATCGTGTCTATGACGGAGGAAGAGCATGCCACATTCATTTTGATTCATGCATGCATGTACATTAATAGACAAAACAGAAGATATCGGCAAAagattctttttattttaaaacttcAAAATACTTTGTAGCCTAAACCATCGCTctgattaaaaatatattttcacataAAAGATTTATCGCGACGAGAccttaagggtgtgtttggttggagggatagcCTAGGGTGGTTGTGGATATCCCTAATCAGGTGGCTGGGGATagccctttttttgtttggttgtaaGGGTAGGGttatcctttttttgtttggttgggaggATGGATCCTGCCgcgccggcctcctcccgcgcCGGCCGCGCCGACCGCCTCAGAGTGGTTGCCACCGCCCGTCCATTTTTGGCGGTTGGCCACATCCCTTTTTTTGAAGAATATTTCCAGCATCTGGTTGACTCTATCCCTCCTCGTCCCAGATCCAAACGCATGGCAACCACAGAAAAAAGTGGTTATCCTTGTCCCTGAAAGGATATCCctgcaaccaaacacaccctaaaactagatcccatgttgacctTCAGGTCGACTGAAAAATATCAAACTAGCAAAATCATGCGgagtagttttgaagatctcgtcgcgagGATTCTTTTATGTAAAAGTAATTTTTTAATCGAAACGATGGTTTAAGCTACAAAGTATTTTGAAGTTTTAAAATGAAGAGAATCTTTTACCAATATCCTCTATTTTATCTATtaatgtgcatgcatgcatgaatcaGATGGAACATGTTATACTCTTCCTCCCCGTAGACATGATTAGTCGAGTGGTTAGAATTAGAAAAGGTAAAATTAGACAAATGGTTAGTTAGAAAGAAATGATTAGTTGGGGTGTATGGATCCGTTGCTTAACGTCTAGTCGATTGGAAGTTAGCATAGTCATATAGGAGTATATTATATTCAAATGAGGTGGAGTGTCTGTTAAAAAACAGATTTCAGCGGAAAAAAGATCTGGAAACCCGCCGTGTGGGACATCGGATCGACAAGGAACGGACCAGATCTATACGAGTATATATTTTTCTCGCTGAGGTTTAGCTCCATCTCCGGCAGCTGCGAACCTCACGAGTCCAAATCGGCTCCGGCGGCTATATCCCACCTTCCCGGAAATACAGGTTCCTCAGGACAACCAAGGCGAGCCCCCAATTTTCTTGCCCCCCTGctttaaaaaggaaaaaacttTGCTTTGCATTCGTTGACCTGCAACTGCAAGCTCCGCTTTCCAATCCCTGCTCTTGCCCTCCGTCGCTTCACCTCAGCTCTTGCAGCAGAGGCGGCCAATGGCGCAGGACGATTCCGTTGTGTCTGCACAGTGGCTGCAGCAGCACCTAGGCCAGCCCGACATCAAGGTGAAAGAATCTCTCATCCGCCTCACGTTTTCCCCTTCGATTCCGGAGGATATATTACCTCCTTTTTTCGCCAGCGTTTCAGaagcagtaacagcagcagcatgtTCTTGATTTCTCATCATCCAGTTTATTTATCCCCATGAGAAGCAACTGAGACTTGATTAGTATTTACCACTGTTATTCTACTCCCTGTCATGTTGTTttcctatcattgttgttgtgcccAAGAAAATATTAAGGGGGCACAGGAACCTGTGCTGTTTTTGACAACACATTTGACTGCTTGGTTCAGATACTGGATGCTTCCTGGTACATGCCACACGAGAGCAGGGATGCATGGCAAGAATACCAGGTTTCTTTATGGATCAGC
This genomic stretch from Hordeum vulgare subsp. vulgare chromosome 6H, MorexV3_pseudomolecules_assembly, whole genome shotgun sequence harbors:
- the LOC123402181 gene encoding biotin--protein ligase 2-like gives rise to the protein MPFPARLAPPATAAAATAAAVLAAVALRRYLSSRSRAAAAAHSTSCAPAATTFLVLSGKSPQDQQLLASSAGDLSLAEEVGGELAVSLALDAGGDAGFDAAAYMGALRAGRFGRWMLWSPRMASTHDLVTQNFAKLPVGVVCVTDVQFKGRGRSKNVWESPPGCLMFSFTSQMNDARKLPLMQYVVCLAMTEAIKDLCCAKGLPELDVRIKWPNDLYLKGLKVGGILCTSSYEPKVYNICTGIGLNVGNEKPTTCLNAALQELKANSPRLKREDILASFFNKFEVLFDIFSNQGFQALEEQYYNSWLHSGQRVVVQDANEGQSVNSVVTVKGLTPSGYLYAVGEDGKSYELHPDGNSFDFFTGLVRRKMDA